One Cotesia glomerata isolate CgM1 linkage group LG8, MPM_Cglom_v2.3, whole genome shotgun sequence genomic window carries:
- the LOC123270660 gene encoding serine/threonine-protein phosphatase 6 regulatory ankyrin repeat subunit C isoform X2 produces MSSNSKKTGVSAVGGGGSGGTATSKDDKKNALSSKEDSSNNKDETGGSGSGTGNNGLPSAEPSQPGSKPGSAGATAREGAQRLLALASRGEWAPVDQLLKTLEKAVQSAGDEGNPAPLAGLMDPTTGMTPLMYAVKDNRTAFLDRMIELGAEVGARNNDNYNALQISAMYSREDVVKLLLSKKGVDPYSTGGPRQQTAVHLVASRQTGTATSILRALLNAAGREIRLSIDGKGKIPLLLAVEAGNQSMCRELLAQQAPEQLRATTPAGDTALHLAARRRDVDMVRILVDYGAQVDMQNGDGQTPLHIASAEGDETLVKYFYGVRASASIADHQDRTPMHLAAENGHASIIDLLAEKFRASIFERTKDGSTLMHIASLNGHSECANMLFKKGVYLHMPNKRGARSIHTAARYGHVGIISTLLQRGEKVDATTNDNYTALHIAVESAKPSVVETLLGYGAEVHVRGGKLHETPLHIAARVLDGDRCALMLLKSGAGPNLTTDDGQTPVHVAAKYGNLTTLKLLLEDGGDPMYKSKNGETPLHLACRDCRSAVASYLIEFVKEKKGRDVATNYVNTVNNDGASPLHYAGQIEPTEVIELGDDRAVVRSLLENGADVSLQTKQNQETAFHYCALAGNNQALTEMINHMSSTDVQKALNKQSAVGWTPLLIAAHRGHMELVTTLLANHARVDVFDLEGRSALHLAAEHGYLQVCDALLASKAFINSKSRVGRTALHLAAMNGYTHLVRFLIQDHSAAIDVLTLRKQTPLHLAAGSGQLEVCQLLLDLGASIDATDDQGQKPIHAAAMNNYAQVVQLFLQSHPSLVMACTKDGNTCAHIAAMQGSVRVIEELMKFDRQGVISARNKLTEATPLQLAAEGGHAEVVKALVRAGASCIDENRAGFTAVHLAAQHGHGQVLEVMRTSQTLRVSSKKLGVTALHVAAYFGQADTVRELLTHIPGTVKSDPPTGGSLVGELGSESGMTPLHLAAYSGNENVVRLLLNSAGVQVEAATTENGYNPLHLACFGGHITVVGLLLSRSAELLHKADRYGKTGLHIAANHGHYQMVEVLLGQGAEINATDKNGWTPLHCAARAGHLDVVRLLVESGASPKTETNLGSAPIWFAASEGHNDVLKYLMEKEHDTYALMEDRRFVYNMMVCSKSHNNKPIEEFVLVSPAPVDTAAKLSNIYMKLSEKEKERAKDLIAAGKQCESMATELLALAAGADSAGRILTSMDRRNVEFLDVLIENEQKEVIAHTVVQRYLQELWRGPLTWSAFRTILLFITFLICPPVWIVFALPLGHKYNNVPIIKFMSYLTSHVYLMVLLLLVGIIPPFVVMRSNLLPYSYEWCLLVMLSGLLLFELTNPSDKSGLGWIKLAVLLFSITGVGLHLAAWTIVDKYYWPTLLYLRNQLFALSFLLACVQILDFLSFHHLFGPWAIIIGNLMKDLARFLAVLAIFVFGFSMHFVALNQAFVNGPQARTKRNAFSDVKMNPILAVELLFFAIFGQTTHEQFKVYKGPEPPVPGQLGQPGWTTGLFKLAFGIYMLVSVVVLINLLIAMMSDTYQRIQAQSDIEWKYGLSKLIRNMHRTTTAPAPLNLITTWLLYLIKLWKKRGVKKQRPSLVHLMGLHRTGQMSPRSKMGAKWLAKVKKTQVSHKDSVAMSVGHLSPLGSQLSFSNALRIDTVVDWEIVRRKYLELFGDEADKPIEEIKEEPSTAPATEPVVNNEETIVSSTELL; encoded by the exons ATGAGtagtaatagtaaaaaaacagGAGTTAGTGCTGTTGGTGGTGGTGGAAGTGGTGGTACTGCTACCAGTAAAGATGATAAGAAAAATGCATTGTCAAGTAAAGAAGATAGTTCAAATAATAAAGATGAAACTGGTGGATCAGGATCAGGAACTGGTAATAATGGATTACCAAGTGCAGAACCATCACAGCCTGGTAGCAAACCTGGTTCTGCTGGTGCTACTGCACGTGAAGGTGCACAAAGATTACTTGCACTTGCCAGTAGAGGTGAATGGGCGCCCGTTGATCAGCTTCTTAAGACTCTGGAAAAAGCGGTACAAAGTGCTGGAGATGAAGGCAACCCTGCACCGCTTGCCGGTCTTATGGATCCG acaaCTGGTATGACACCTCTCATGTATGCTGTTAAGGATAACCGTACAGCTTTTCTTGACCGTATGATAGAACTTGGTGCTGAGGTTGGCGCTCgaaataat gataaCTACAATGCACTTCAAATATCAGCAATGTATTCCCGTGAAGATgttgttaaattattgttatctaAAAAAGGGGTTGATCCTTATTCAACTGGTGGT ccACGACAACAAACTGCTGTTCATCTTGTGGCATCGCGACAAACAGGTACAGCAACATCAATACTACGAGCCCTTTTAAATGCTGCTGGACGAGAAATACGTCTGAGTATTGATGGT aaaGGAAAAATTCCATTACTGCTGGCTGTTGAAGCTGGAAATCAATCAATGTGCCGTGAATTATTAGCCCAGCAAGCACCAGAACAATTACGGGCAACAACACCGGCTGGAGATACAGCATTACATCTTGCTGCTCGTCGTCGTGATGTTGATATGGTCCGAATACTTGTTGATTATGGAGCCCAAGTTGACATGcaaaat gGGGATGGACAAACGCCTTTACACATAGCAAGCGCTGAAGGTGATGAAACTttggttaaatatttttacggTGTACGAGCATCAGCGTCAATAGCAGATCATCAAGATCGTACACCAATGCACTTGGCTGCTGAGAATGGTCACGcatcaataattgatttattggCTGAAAAATTTCGAGCCAGTATATTTGAACGTACCAAAGATGGATCAACATTAATGCATATCGCATCATTAAATGGTCATTCAGAATGTGCcaatatgttatttaaaaaggGAGTTTATCTTCATATGCCAAATAAACGTGGTGCACGTTCTATTCATACAGCAGCACGTTATGGACACGTTGGTATTATAAGTACACTATTGCAACGTGGAGAAAAAGTTGATGCAACaacaaatgacaattataCAGCACTTCATATTGCTGTTGAAAGTGCTAAACCTTCAGTAGTTGAAACATTACTTGGTTATGGTGCTGAAGTGCATGTACGTGGTGGTAAACTTCATGAAACACCACTGCATATTGCTGCTAGGGTATTAGATGGTGATAGATGTGCATTGATGCTTCTTAAAAGTGGTGCTGGTCCTAATTTAACAACCGATGATGGACAAACACCGGTACATGTTGCTGCTAAATATGGTAATTTAACAACCCTTAAATTATTACTAGAAGATGGTGGTGATCCAATgtataaatctaaaaatggTGAAACACCATTACATCTAGCGTGTCGTGATTGTCGTTCAGCAGTAGCATcatatttaatagaatttgttaaagaaaaaaagggCCGTGACGTAGCAACTAATTATGTTAATACTGTTAATAATGATGGTGCTAGTCCACTTCACTATGCTGGACAAATAGAACCAACAGAAGTTATTGAATTGGGTGATGATCGTGCTGTTGTACGTAGTTTATTAGAAAATGGTGCTGATGTATCATTacaaacaaaacaaaatcaaGAAACGGCATTCCATTATTGTGCATTGGCTGGTAATAATCAAGCATTAACAGAAATGATAAATCATATGTCATCAACGGATGTACAAAAAGCACTAAATAAACAAAGTGCTGTTGGTTGGACGCCGCTGCTGATAGCTGCTCATCGTGGACATATGGAATTGGTAACAACATTATTAGCGAATCATGCCCGGGTTGACGTATTTGATCTTGAGGGTAGATCAGCGCTACACCTGGCCGCTGAGCATGGTTATCTCCAAGTCTGCGACGCTCTGCTAGCCAGCAAGGCATTCATCAACTCTAAATCACGTGTTGGACGTACAGCATTGCATTTAGCTGCTATGAATGGTTACACACATCTTGTTAGATTTTTAATCCAAGATCACAGTGCTGCTATTGATGTATTAACACTGAGAAAACAAACGCCACTTCATTTAGCTGCTGGCTCTGGACAACTTGAAGTATGCCAATTATTATTAGATCTTGGTGCTAGTATTGACGCTACTGATGATCAAGGACAAAAACCAATCCATGCTGCTGCTATGAATAATTATGCGCAAGttgttcaattatttttacaaagcCATCCAAGTCTTGTTATGGCTTGTACAAAAGACGGTAATACTTGCGCTCATATTGCGGCAATGCAAGGCAGTGTTAGAGTCATTGaagaattaatgaaatttgatCGTCAGGGTGTTATATCTGctagaaataaattaactgaAGCGACTCCATTGCAATTGGCCGCCGAGGGTGGTCATGCTGAAGTTGTTAAAGCATTAGTACGTGCTGGTGCATCTTGTATTGATGAAAATCGTGCTGGTTTTACAGCTGTACATTTAGCAGCTCAACATGGCCATGGACAAGTATTGGAAGTAATGAGAACTTCTCAAACATTAAGAGTATCCAGTAAAAAATTAGGCGTTACTGCTTTACATGTTGCTGCTTACTTTGGTCAAGctg ATACTGTACGAGAATTGCTTACTCATATACCGGGAACAGTTAAATCTGATCCACCAACCGGAGGTTCATTAGTTGGTGAACTAGGAAGTGAATCTGGAATGACACCACTTCACTTGGCGGCTTATTCAGGAAATGAAAATGTCGTTAGATTACTGCTTAATTCAGCTGGAGTTCAG gTAGAAGCAGCTACTACCGAAAATGGTTACAACCCACTTCATTTAGCGTGCTTTGGCGGCCACATAACAGTTGTTGGTCTATTATTAAGTAGATCAGCTGAATTACTTCACAAAGCAGATCGTTATGGAAAAACAGGATTGCACATTGCTGCTAATCACGGACATTATCAAATGGTTGAAGTATTGTTGGGTCAAGGCGCTGAGATTAATGCTACTGACAAAAATGGATGGACGCCGTTGCATTGTGCTGCAAGGGCAGGTCATTTAGATGTTGTTAGATTATTAGTTGAAAGTGGTGCTTCACCAAAGACTGAAACGAATCTTGGAAGTGCACCTATTTGGTTTGCCGCTTCTGAGGGTCACAATGacgtattaaaatatttaatggaaAAGGAACACGATACATATGCATTGATGGAAGATCGAAGG tttgtctACAACATGATGGTGTGCAGTAAAAGTCACAATAATAAACCAATTGAGGAATTTGTTCTTGTATCACCAGCTCCAGTGGATACAGCTGCTAAATTATCAAacatttatatgaaattatcggaaaaagaaaaagaacgAGCCAAAGATTTGATAGCTGCTGGAAAACAGTGCGAAAGTATGGCCACTGAATTATTGGCATTAGCAGCCGGTGCTGATTCAGCTGGTCGTATTTTAACATCAATGGACCGTCGTAATGTTGAGTTTTTAGATGttttaatagaaaatgaaCAAAAGGAAGTTATTGCCCATACAGTAGTGCAACGTTACTTGCAAGAATTGTGGCGTGGACCATTAACATGGAGTGCATTTCGTacaattcttttatttataacatttcTAATTTGTCCACCAGTTTGGATAGTATTCGCTTTACCGTTGGGGCATAAATACAACAATGTaccaattattaaattcatgtCATACTTAACGTCACACGTATATTTGATGGTGTTACTTTTATTAGTGGGTATAATTCCGCCGTTTGTTGTTATGAGGTCAAATTTACTGCCTTACTCATACGAGTGGTGTTTGTTAGTTATGTTATCcggtttattattatttgaattaacaaACCCGAGTGACAAAAGTGGTTTAGGTTGGATTAAATTAGCAGTATTGCTGTTTAGTATAACTGGTGTTGGTTTGCATCTAGCAGCATGGACTATTGTTGATAAATACTATTGGCCAACACTATTGTATCTACGCAATCAATTATTTGCGTTGAGTTTTTTACTGGCTTGTGTACAAATATtggattttttatcatttcatCATCTTTTTGGACCCTGGGCCATTATTATTGGgaatctaatgaaggatttaGCAAGATTTTTGGCAGTACTCGCGATATTTGTCTTTGGATTTTCAATGCACTTTGTTGCCCTCAATCAGGCATTTGTCAATGGTCCTCAAGCAAGAACTAAACGGAATGCTTTTTCAGatg TTAAGATGAATCCAATACTGGCGGTTGAGTTACTCTTCTTCGCAATATTTGGACAGACAACACACGAACAATTCAAAGTTTACAAAGGACCAGAACCCCCGGTACCGGGACAGCTAGGACAACCAGGATGGACAACAGGGCTGTTCAAACTTGCATTTGGTATTTATATGCTGGTATCAGTTGTTGTCTTGATAAACCTGCTAATTGCTATGATGAGTGACACTTATCAACGTATACAAGCCCAATCGGACATCGAATGGAAGTATGGTCTCAGTAAACTTATAAGAAATATGCACAg
- the LOC123270660 gene encoding serine/threonine-protein phosphatase 6 regulatory ankyrin repeat subunit C isoform X3, giving the protein MSSNSKKTGVSAVGGGGSGGTATSKDDKKNALSSKEDSSNNKDETGGSGSGTGNNGLPSAEPSQPGSKPGSAGATAREGAQRLLALASRGEWAPVDQLLKTLEKAVQSAGDEGNPAPLAGLMDPTTGMTPLMYAVKDNRTAFLDRMIELGAEVGARNNDNYNALQISAMYSREDVVKLLLSKKGVDPYSTGGPRQQTAVHLVASRQTGTATSILRALLNAAGREIRLSIDGKGKIPLLLAVEAGNQSMCRELLAQQAPEQLRATTPAGDTALHLAARRRDVDMVRILVDYGAQVDMQNGDGQTPLHIASAEGDETLVKYFYGVRASASIADHQDRTPMHLAAENGHASIIDLLAEKFRASIFERTKDGSTLMHIASLNGHSECANMLFKKGVYLHMPNKRGARSIHTAARYGHVGIISTLLQRGEKVDATTNDNYTALHIAVESAKPSVVETLLGYGAEVHVRGGKLHETPLHIAARVLDGDRCALMLLKSGAGPNLTTDDGQTPVHVAAKYGNLTTLKLLLEDGGDPMYKSKNGETPLHLACRDCRSAVASYLIEFVKEKKGRDVATNYVNTVNNDGASPLHYAGQIEPTEVIELGDDRAVVRSLLENGADVSLQTKQNQETAFHYCALAGNNQALTEMINHMSSTDVQKALNKQSAVGWTPLLIAAHRGHMELVTTLLANHARVDVFDLEGRSALHLAAEHGYLQVCDALLASKAFINSKSRVGRTALHLAAMNGYTHLVRFLIQDHSAAIDVLTLRKQTPLHLAAGSGQLEVCQLLLDLGASIDATDDQGQKPIHAAAMNNYAQVVQLFLQSHPSLVMACTKDGNTCAHIAAMQGSVRVIEELMKFDRQGVISARNKLTEATPLQLAAEGGHAEVVKALVRAGASCIDENRAGFTAVHLAAQHGHGQVLEVMRTSQTLRVSSKKLGVTALHVAAYFGQADTVRELLTHIPGTVKSDPPTGGSLVGELGSESGMTPLHLAAYSGNENVVRLLLNSAGVQVEAATTENGYNPLHLACFGGHITVVGLLLSRSAELLHKADRYGKTGLHIAANHGHYQMVEVLLGQGAEINATDKNGWTPLHCAARAGHLDVVRLLVESGASPKTETNLGSAPIWFAASEGHNDVLKYLMEKEHDTYALMEDRRFVYNMMVCSKSHNNKPIEEFVLVSPAPVDTAAKLSNIYMKLSEKEKERAKDLIAAGKQCESMATELLALAAGADSAGRILTSMDRRNVEFLDVLIENEQKEVIAHTVVQRYLQELWRGPLTWSAFRTILLFITFLICPPVWIVFALPLGHKYNNVPIIKFMSYLTSHVYLMVLLLLVGIIPPFVVMRSNLLPYSYEWCLLVMLSGLLLFELTNPSDKSGLGWIKLAVLLFSITGVGLHLAAWTIVDKYYWPTLLYLRNQLFALSFLLACVQILDFLSFHHLFGPWAIIIGNLMKDLARFLAVLAIFVFGFSMHFVALNQAFVNGPQARTKRNAFSDVLADPIEVTENLFFAIFGQKDTDDFIFAGNRQPPWTIFLFKVSFSLYMLVSVIILINLLIAMMSDTYQNIQSQSDIEWKYGLSKLIRNMHRIFCASSREEKRNHFHYLVI; this is encoded by the exons ATGAGtagtaatagtaaaaaaacagGAGTTAGTGCTGTTGGTGGTGGTGGAAGTGGTGGTACTGCTACCAGTAAAGATGATAAGAAAAATGCATTGTCAAGTAAAGAAGATAGTTCAAATAATAAAGATGAAACTGGTGGATCAGGATCAGGAACTGGTAATAATGGATTACCAAGTGCAGAACCATCACAGCCTGGTAGCAAACCTGGTTCTGCTGGTGCTACTGCACGTGAAGGTGCACAAAGATTACTTGCACTTGCCAGTAGAGGTGAATGGGCGCCCGTTGATCAGCTTCTTAAGACTCTGGAAAAAGCGGTACAAAGTGCTGGAGATGAAGGCAACCCTGCACCGCTTGCCGGTCTTATGGATCCG acaaCTGGTATGACACCTCTCATGTATGCTGTTAAGGATAACCGTACAGCTTTTCTTGACCGTATGATAGAACTTGGTGCTGAGGTTGGCGCTCgaaataat gataaCTACAATGCACTTCAAATATCAGCAATGTATTCCCGTGAAGATgttgttaaattattgttatctaAAAAAGGGGTTGATCCTTATTCAACTGGTGGT ccACGACAACAAACTGCTGTTCATCTTGTGGCATCGCGACAAACAGGTACAGCAACATCAATACTACGAGCCCTTTTAAATGCTGCTGGACGAGAAATACGTCTGAGTATTGATGGT aaaGGAAAAATTCCATTACTGCTGGCTGTTGAAGCTGGAAATCAATCAATGTGCCGTGAATTATTAGCCCAGCAAGCACCAGAACAATTACGGGCAACAACACCGGCTGGAGATACAGCATTACATCTTGCTGCTCGTCGTCGTGATGTTGATATGGTCCGAATACTTGTTGATTATGGAGCCCAAGTTGACATGcaaaat gGGGATGGACAAACGCCTTTACACATAGCAAGCGCTGAAGGTGATGAAACTttggttaaatatttttacggTGTACGAGCATCAGCGTCAATAGCAGATCATCAAGATCGTACACCAATGCACTTGGCTGCTGAGAATGGTCACGcatcaataattgatttattggCTGAAAAATTTCGAGCCAGTATATTTGAACGTACCAAAGATGGATCAACATTAATGCATATCGCATCATTAAATGGTCATTCAGAATGTGCcaatatgttatttaaaaaggGAGTTTATCTTCATATGCCAAATAAACGTGGTGCACGTTCTATTCATACAGCAGCACGTTATGGACACGTTGGTATTATAAGTACACTATTGCAACGTGGAGAAAAAGTTGATGCAACaacaaatgacaattataCAGCACTTCATATTGCTGTTGAAAGTGCTAAACCTTCAGTAGTTGAAACATTACTTGGTTATGGTGCTGAAGTGCATGTACGTGGTGGTAAACTTCATGAAACACCACTGCATATTGCTGCTAGGGTATTAGATGGTGATAGATGTGCATTGATGCTTCTTAAAAGTGGTGCTGGTCCTAATTTAACAACCGATGATGGACAAACACCGGTACATGTTGCTGCTAAATATGGTAATTTAACAACCCTTAAATTATTACTAGAAGATGGTGGTGATCCAATgtataaatctaaaaatggTGAAACACCATTACATCTAGCGTGTCGTGATTGTCGTTCAGCAGTAGCATcatatttaatagaatttgttaaagaaaaaaagggCCGTGACGTAGCAACTAATTATGTTAATACTGTTAATAATGATGGTGCTAGTCCACTTCACTATGCTGGACAAATAGAACCAACAGAAGTTATTGAATTGGGTGATGATCGTGCTGTTGTACGTAGTTTATTAGAAAATGGTGCTGATGTATCATTacaaacaaaacaaaatcaaGAAACGGCATTCCATTATTGTGCATTGGCTGGTAATAATCAAGCATTAACAGAAATGATAAATCATATGTCATCAACGGATGTACAAAAAGCACTAAATAAACAAAGTGCTGTTGGTTGGACGCCGCTGCTGATAGCTGCTCATCGTGGACATATGGAATTGGTAACAACATTATTAGCGAATCATGCCCGGGTTGACGTATTTGATCTTGAGGGTAGATCAGCGCTACACCTGGCCGCTGAGCATGGTTATCTCCAAGTCTGCGACGCTCTGCTAGCCAGCAAGGCATTCATCAACTCTAAATCACGTGTTGGACGTACAGCATTGCATTTAGCTGCTATGAATGGTTACACACATCTTGTTAGATTTTTAATCCAAGATCACAGTGCTGCTATTGATGTATTAACACTGAGAAAACAAACGCCACTTCATTTAGCTGCTGGCTCTGGACAACTTGAAGTATGCCAATTATTATTAGATCTTGGTGCTAGTATTGACGCTACTGATGATCAAGGACAAAAACCAATCCATGCTGCTGCTATGAATAATTATGCGCAAGttgttcaattatttttacaaagcCATCCAAGTCTTGTTATGGCTTGTACAAAAGACGGTAATACTTGCGCTCATATTGCGGCAATGCAAGGCAGTGTTAGAGTCATTGaagaattaatgaaatttgatCGTCAGGGTGTTATATCTGctagaaataaattaactgaAGCGACTCCATTGCAATTGGCCGCCGAGGGTGGTCATGCTGAAGTTGTTAAAGCATTAGTACGTGCTGGTGCATCTTGTATTGATGAAAATCGTGCTGGTTTTACAGCTGTACATTTAGCAGCTCAACATGGCCATGGACAAGTATTGGAAGTAATGAGAACTTCTCAAACATTAAGAGTATCCAGTAAAAAATTAGGCGTTACTGCTTTACATGTTGCTGCTTACTTTGGTCAAGctg ATACTGTACGAGAATTGCTTACTCATATACCGGGAACAGTTAAATCTGATCCACCAACCGGAGGTTCATTAGTTGGTGAACTAGGAAGTGAATCTGGAATGACACCACTTCACTTGGCGGCTTATTCAGGAAATGAAAATGTCGTTAGATTACTGCTTAATTCAGCTGGAGTTCAG gTAGAAGCAGCTACTACCGAAAATGGTTACAACCCACTTCATTTAGCGTGCTTTGGCGGCCACATAACAGTTGTTGGTCTATTATTAAGTAGATCAGCTGAATTACTTCACAAAGCAGATCGTTATGGAAAAACAGGATTGCACATTGCTGCTAATCACGGACATTATCAAATGGTTGAAGTATTGTTGGGTCAAGGCGCTGAGATTAATGCTACTGACAAAAATGGATGGACGCCGTTGCATTGTGCTGCAAGGGCAGGTCATTTAGATGTTGTTAGATTATTAGTTGAAAGTGGTGCTTCACCAAAGACTGAAACGAATCTTGGAAGTGCACCTATTTGGTTTGCCGCTTCTGAGGGTCACAATGacgtattaaaatatttaatggaaAAGGAACACGATACATATGCATTGATGGAAGATCGAAGG tttgtctACAACATGATGGTGTGCAGTAAAAGTCACAATAATAAACCAATTGAGGAATTTGTTCTTGTATCACCAGCTCCAGTGGATACAGCTGCTAAATTATCAAacatttatatgaaattatcggaaaaagaaaaagaacgAGCCAAAGATTTGATAGCTGCTGGAAAACAGTGCGAAAGTATGGCCACTGAATTATTGGCATTAGCAGCCGGTGCTGATTCAGCTGGTCGTATTTTAACATCAATGGACCGTCGTAATGTTGAGTTTTTAGATGttttaatagaaaatgaaCAAAAGGAAGTTATTGCCCATACAGTAGTGCAACGTTACTTGCAAGAATTGTGGCGTGGACCATTAACATGGAGTGCATTTCGTacaattcttttatttataacatttcTAATTTGTCCACCAGTTTGGATAGTATTCGCTTTACCGTTGGGGCATAAATACAACAATGTaccaattattaaattcatgtCATACTTAACGTCACACGTATATTTGATGGTGTTACTTTTATTAGTGGGTATAATTCCGCCGTTTGTTGTTATGAGGTCAAATTTACTGCCTTACTCATACGAGTGGTGTTTGTTAGTTATGTTATCcggtttattattatttgaattaacaaACCCGAGTGACAAAAGTGGTTTAGGTTGGATTAAATTAGCAGTATTGCTGTTTAGTATAACTGGTGTTGGTTTGCATCTAGCAGCATGGACTATTGTTGATAAATACTATTGGCCAACACTATTGTATCTACGCAATCAATTATTTGCGTTGAGTTTTTTACTGGCTTGTGTACAAATATtggattttttatcatttcatCATCTTTTTGGACCCTGGGCCATTATTATTGGgaatctaatgaaggatttaGCAAGATTTTTGGCAGTACTCGCGATATTTGTCTTTGGATTTTCAATGCACTTTGTTGCCCTCAATCAGGCATTTGTCAATGGTCCTCAAGCAAGAACTAAACGGAATGCTTTTTCAGatg